A stretch of the Arthrobacter stackebrandtii genome encodes the following:
- a CDS encoding S9 family peptidase produces the protein MTTSEAKDTASMPPAAPAAHSETAPAAPPVAKKVPVERTHHGDTFLDNYEWLREKENPEVVAHLNAEQAYTDAVTAGQEQLRTDIFNEIKNRTQETDLSVPSRKDGWWYYSRMVEGQAYGIQCRVRAESNGTLDDWTPPLVEAGVPVPGEEILLDGNAEAEGQPFFSIGGAAVTRDGNLYAYAVDNAGDELFTIRIKDLRTGELLPDTIENAFYGLTFSPDGSTLFYMLADDSWRPHQVKTHTLGTPVSDDKVLYQEDDVAMWTGFEISADRRHLVVSIGCSEFSETRLLDFAAPDKGLQVLIPRSAEILYDAEPFLLDGSEKVLLTHDRDAVNSMISLVDAAEFSKPLDRQEWATVVAHDDAVRVNGATVTATHMVVSLRKDTIERIQVTALEGLGTAEQAAAVEPVFEEELYTAGMGGSEYESPVIRLVYTSDFTPPRVYDYVLPAAGGQGQLLLRKETPVLGGYRPEDYVATREWAVAPDGTKVPLSVLRRADLPRDGANAGVVYGYGSYEMSMDPGFGVPRLSLLDRGVVFVIAHVRGGGEMGRHWYEDGKKLNKKNTFTDFVAATDWLAESGWVDPSRIAALGGSAGGLLMGAVANLAPEKYAAIVAQVPFVDALTTILDPELPLSALEWEEWGNPITDPEVYRYMKDYTPYENVRAVAYPKIAAVTSFNDTRVLYVEPAKWVQELREKSTGSEPIVLKIEMDGGHGGASGRYEGWKTRAWDYAFLADAIGATKLR, from the coding sequence GATGCCGTCACGGCCGGCCAGGAGCAACTGCGCACCGACATCTTCAACGAGATCAAAAACCGCACGCAGGAAACCGACCTCTCCGTGCCGAGCCGCAAGGACGGCTGGTGGTACTACTCGCGCATGGTGGAAGGCCAGGCCTACGGCATCCAGTGCCGCGTCCGCGCCGAAAGCAACGGCACCCTGGACGACTGGACCCCGCCGCTCGTGGAAGCCGGCGTCCCGGTGCCGGGCGAGGAAATCCTGCTGGACGGCAACGCCGAGGCTGAGGGCCAGCCGTTCTTCTCAATCGGCGGCGCCGCCGTGACCCGCGACGGAAACCTCTACGCCTACGCCGTGGACAACGCCGGCGACGAGCTGTTCACGATCCGCATCAAGGACCTGCGCACGGGCGAACTCCTTCCGGACACCATCGAGAACGCCTTCTACGGACTCACCTTCTCCCCCGACGGCAGCACACTGTTCTACATGCTGGCCGACGACTCCTGGCGCCCGCACCAGGTCAAGACCCACACACTCGGCACGCCGGTCTCCGATGACAAGGTCCTCTACCAGGAGGACGACGTCGCCATGTGGACCGGCTTCGAAATCTCCGCCGACCGCCGCCACCTGGTGGTCAGCATTGGCTGCTCCGAATTCAGCGAGACCCGCCTGCTGGACTTCGCCGCACCCGACAAGGGCCTGCAGGTCCTGATCCCGCGCAGTGCCGAGATCCTGTACGACGCCGAGCCCTTCCTTTTGGACGGCAGCGAAAAGGTCCTGCTGACCCATGACCGTGACGCCGTCAACTCCATGATTTCCCTGGTTGACGCCGCGGAGTTCAGCAAGCCGCTGGACCGGCAGGAGTGGGCCACCGTGGTTGCGCATGACGACGCCGTGCGCGTCAACGGCGCCACCGTCACCGCCACCCACATGGTGGTTTCGCTGCGCAAGGACACCATCGAGCGCATCCAGGTGACCGCACTGGAAGGCTTGGGGACCGCGGAGCAGGCGGCCGCCGTCGAACCTGTCTTTGAGGAAGAGCTGTACACGGCCGGGATGGGCGGCAGCGAATATGAGTCCCCCGTGATCAGGCTGGTCTACACCTCCGACTTCACGCCGCCGCGCGTCTACGACTACGTGCTGCCGGCCGCGGGCGGGCAGGGCCAACTGCTGCTGCGCAAGGAAACCCCCGTTTTGGGCGGCTACCGTCCCGAGGACTATGTGGCGACGCGCGAATGGGCCGTCGCACCGGACGGGACGAAGGTTCCGCTGTCTGTGCTGCGCCGGGCGGACCTGCCGCGCGACGGGGCGAACGCGGGTGTTGTGTACGGTTACGGCTCGTACGAGATGAGCATGGATCCCGGCTTTGGCGTGCCGCGGCTGTCGCTGCTGGACCGCGGCGTGGTGTTTGTCATTGCGCACGTGCGCGGCGGCGGCGAGATGGGCCGGCACTGGTACGAGGACGGAAAGAAGCTGAACAAGAAGAACACCTTCACCGACTTTGTCGCGGCCACAGACTGGCTGGCGGAATCCGGCTGGGTGGACCCGTCCCGCATTGCGGCCCTGGGCGGTTCGGCCGGCGGGCTGCTCATGGGCGCCGTGGCGAATTTGGCCCCGGAAAAGTACGCCGCGATTGTGGCACAGGTGCCGTTCGTGGATGCACTGACCACCATTTTGGATCCGGAGCTGCCGCTGTCGGCGCTCGAGTGGGAGGAATGGGGCAACCCCATCACCGACCCCGAGGTGTACAGGTACATGAAGGACTACACGCCGTACGAGAACGTGCGGGCCGTGGCCTACCCGAAGATTGCGGCCGTCACCAGCTTCAATGACACCCGCGTGCTGTACGTGGAACCGGCCAAGTGGGTGCAGGAGCTGCGCGAGAAGTCCACGGGTTCGGAGCCCATTGTGCTCAAGATCGAGATGGACGGCGGGCACGGCGGCGCGTCCGGGCGGTACGAGGGCTGGAAGACCCGTGCCTGGGACTACGCGTTCCTTGCAGATGCGATCGGCGCCACGAAGCTCCGCTAG
- a CDS encoding cytidine deaminase, producing the protein MKLNQELVNAAIEHINRRWPDAEQAVAAALYLEDGQILTSISLDNFNAAANLCAETGAICQAYNMDQRVTASVCVSKAAGEDQVTILAPCGLCQERLALWGPGVQVAVSDSSSAGGWAARTLLEVNPYYWATEFTDDGAWPTTADHNG; encoded by the coding sequence ATGAAACTTAACCAAGAACTCGTCAACGCGGCAATAGAACACATCAATCGTCGCTGGCCGGATGCGGAGCAGGCCGTCGCTGCCGCCTTGTACCTCGAAGATGGACAAATACTAACTAGCATCAGTCTCGACAATTTTAATGCTGCGGCTAACCTGTGTGCTGAAACGGGTGCCATCTGTCAGGCGTACAACATGGATCAACGGGTAACCGCCTCAGTTTGCGTGAGTAAGGCAGCCGGTGAAGACCAAGTTACGATTCTTGCTCCTTGTGGTCTTTGCCAAGAAAGACTCGCACTTTGGGGGCCTGGCGTTCAAGTCGCGGTATCAGATTCCAGCTCAGCTGGAGGGTGGGCTGCTCGTACTCTGCTTGAAGTCAATCCGTACTACTGGGCCACGGAGTTCACCGATGATGGGGCATGGCCAACTACTGCGGACCACAACGGATAG